In the Scomber japonicus isolate fScoJap1 chromosome 18, fScoJap1.pri, whole genome shotgun sequence genome, one interval contains:
- the pam16 gene encoding mitochondrial import inner membrane translocase subunit tim16 yields the protein MAKYLAQVIVMGVQVVGRAFARALKQEYAASQAAAQARNTAGQQSAAASSITGMTVQEAQQILNISTLTPEEIQKNYDHLFKANDKSAGGSFYLQSKVVRAKERLDEELSIQTDQQKQKQQNTET from the exons ATG gCTAAATATCTAGCACAGGTGATTGTGATGGGAGTACAAGTGGTAGGACGTGCTTTTGCTCGTGCCTTAAAACAAGAATATGCAG CCAGTCAAGCAGCAGCACAGGCGAGAAACACTGCAGGTCAGCAGTCCGCTGCAGCCTCCAGCATCACTGGGATGACTGTGCAAGAGGCTCAGCAAATTCTCAACATCTCCACACTCACCCCTGAGGAGATTCAGAAG AACTATGATCACCTTTTCAAAGCCAATGACAAGTCAGCGGGCGGTTCATTTTACCTACAATCAAAA gTGGTGCGGGCGAAAGAGCGTCTAGACGAGGAACTGAGTATTCAAACggatcaacaaaaacaaaagcaacagaatacagaaacatga